A section of the Paenibacillus odorifer genome encodes:
- a CDS encoding deoxycytidylate deaminase: MTTAYRKDWDTYFMDIACMVSTRSRCSRRHVGAVLVQGKKLLGTAYNGAPMGVPDCSEAGCMLSEQYEMEIVDGVETMVKKQRCIRTIHAEQNLLLFTDRIDREGSTVYVTDEPCWTCANMLANSGIVEIVYYRPYRKDMEKVEAMMAAKGIVFRQLENYEPPSETMIKVAD; this comes from the coding sequence ATGACTACTGCCTATCGTAAAGACTGGGATACTTATTTCATGGACATTGCCTGTATGGTCTCAACTCGTTCACGCTGCTCACGACGACATGTAGGTGCTGTGCTGGTGCAAGGCAAAAAGCTGCTTGGTACCGCGTACAATGGGGCGCCAATGGGCGTACCTGATTGCTCAGAGGCAGGTTGTATGCTCTCGGAGCAATATGAGATGGAGATCGTGGATGGCGTAGAGACTATGGTGAAGAAACAGCGCTGCATTCGCACGATTCATGCGGAACAGAATCTTTTGCTATTCACAGACCGGATTGACCGGGAAGGCAGCACCGTCTATGTGACGGATGAGCCTTGCTGGACCTGTGCAAATATGCTGGCTAATAGCGGTATTGTGGAGATTGTGTATTATCGTCCTTACCGTAAGGATATGGAAAAGGTAGAAGCAATGATGGCTGCCAAAGGCATCGTATTTCGCCAATTGGAAAATTATGAGCCACCAAGTGAAACGATGATTAAAGTAGCGGATTAG
- a CDS encoding ComEA family DNA-binding protein, translating to MNKGSIVLGVAAAVIGSGLFWAAGSKGDSGIAGWETLNVGMEQAVGIAESGDAPAAGGSEGGHQTKGNKQHLEKDAGQAEAAGNVEDGEKVKEAAQAEEAEEAEEAEQAEQAEQAVQTSADEKATAAAAGERAKGAGQTPTAEGQTPTGAEVQTPNIAGKQTSAGDKAVAAKEATELSASAASQEGKVNVNTAGVKELMDLPGIGEKKAQAIMDYRNRVGTFRSLSDLGKVKGIGPKMLEKLKALVIF from the coding sequence ATTCTGGGCGGCGGGAAGCAAGGGCGATTCCGGGATTGCCGGGTGGGAGACTTTGAATGTTGGTATGGAGCAAGCTGTTGGAATCGCTGAGTCTGGTGACGCTCCAGCTGCTGGGGGCAGTGAGGGAGGTCATCAGACGAAAGGAAATAAGCAACATTTAGAGAAAGATGCAGGGCAGGCTGAAGCTGCTGGGAATGTTGAAGACGGTGAGAAGGTTAAGGAGGCTGCGCAAGCAGAAGAAGCAGAAGAAGCAGAAGAAGCAGAACAAGCAGAACAAGCAGAACAAGCTGTCCAAACTTCGGCAGATGAAAAAGCTACGGCAGCCGCTGCGGGGGAGCGAGCAAAAGGAGCGGGCCAAACACCAACGGCAGAAGGTCAAACACCAACAGGGGCAGAAGTTCAAACGCCAAACATTGCAGGGAAGCAAACGTCGGCAGGGGATAAAGCTGTTGCGGCTAAGGAGGCGACTGAGCTTTCCGCATCAGCAGCTTCACAGGAAGGTAAAGTAAATGTGAATACTGCGGGTGTTAAGGAGCTGATGGATCTTCCGGGCATCGGAGAAAAGAAGGCTCAGGCAATTATGGATTACCGCAACCGTGTAGGGACCTTTCGCAGCCTATCTGATCTGGGGAAGGTAAAGGGGATAGGACCTAAAATGCTGGAGAAGTTAAAAGCTTTAGTAATATTTTGA
- a CDS encoding LacI family DNA-binding transcriptional regulator: protein MKKLTIDDVAQKAGVSKSTVSQFLNKRFKYMSEATKNRIEAVIEELNYQPNGLARSLKQNRTHMVGIIVANIDYTLSIQCIRAIENELQHHGIQVIICNADENAEKESKYVETLIARQVDGLIIFPTGNNPSAYSKLIEADFPLVFMDRLVDGITTQSLLLDNEMAAKIGVGQLIQQGHERIALVSLPIGEHAITPRKERISGYKKAMEEAGITLREEYICSVSKEELASGLEHLLALPEPPTALLATNDITLAEILKYANRNAISIPEQLSVIGIDDAEFAQIYNPVITTIRQPAYEMGMQAAKIILSCIEDKGASVPITYRFPPTLQQGQSVKSYK, encoded by the coding sequence ATGAAGAAGTTAACGATTGATGATGTGGCTCAAAAAGCGGGAGTTTCGAAAAGTACGGTCTCCCAATTTTTGAACAAACGTTTTAAATATATGAGTGAAGCGACGAAAAACCGGATTGAGGCAGTAATTGAGGAGCTTAATTATCAGCCGAATGGTCTGGCGCGCAGTCTGAAGCAGAATCGGACGCATATGGTCGGGATCATCGTAGCCAATATTGACTATACGCTGTCAATCCAATGTATCCGGGCGATTGAGAATGAGCTGCAGCATCACGGAATCCAAGTGATCATATGCAACGCGGATGAGAATGCGGAGAAAGAAAGCAAGTATGTAGAAACCTTAATCGCACGTCAGGTGGACGGGCTGATTATTTTTCCTACAGGGAATAACCCGTCTGCCTATAGCAAGCTGATAGAGGCTGATTTTCCGCTAGTCTTTATGGATCGTCTGGTAGATGGAATCACCACGCAGAGTCTATTGCTGGACAATGAAATGGCGGCAAAGATAGGCGTAGGGCAGCTAATACAGCAAGGTCATGAGCGGATTGCTCTGGTGTCCCTCCCAATTGGGGAGCATGCGATTACCCCTCGGAAAGAGCGGATTAGTGGCTACAAAAAAGCGATGGAAGAAGCGGGCATAACGCTGCGTGAGGAGTATATTTGCAGTGTATCCAAAGAGGAATTAGCTTCGGGGCTGGAACACTTATTAGCACTGCCGGAGCCGCCGACCGCGTTGCTTGCTACGAACGACATCACGCTAGCGGAGATTCTGAAATATGCGAATCGAAATGCCATCTCTATTCCAGAACAGTTGTCGGTCATCGGGATAGATGATGCGGAATTCGCGCAAATATATAATCCGGTCATTACGACAATCCGACAGCCTGCTTACGAGATGGGGATGCAGGCTGCCAAGATTATACTCTCTTGTATCGAGGATAAGGGAGCTTCTGTTCCAATTACATATCGTTTCCCGCCGACCTTGCAGCAAGGGCAGTCGGTGAAGTCTTACAAATAA
- a CDS encoding glycosyl hydrolase 115 family protein — MNTYAEFRVTAESVYDVQVECSNPIGHAWRMIARDHEQVFGKAPLQGAAATVIIRYATQDDGCPEWAEGFCLHFAGSEEDRVLHIIGRDELGIIYGMLHYSRHVLGVDPFWFWAELPPAKKDAINLPVSDYNSIQPKVRYRGWFVNDEVCLIGWKEDYPPTAEVWEPVFEALLRCGGNMVIPGTDLPRDGVHHQLAVDMGLWITHHHAEPLGAQMFLRAFPGKQASYKEYPELFEQLWREAIERQKDEKTLWVLSFRGQGDKPFWENDPSFDTPEKRGDLISFVVRKQYDMICEYVDQPVCCMAMYGEIAELYKQGKIEVPEGVIKIWADNGYGKMVSRRHGHLNLRVPALPEAGDQGKNGVYYHVTFHDLQASNHLTQFPTDPSFIVEELQGAFAAGASEYLLVNSGNILPHLYTLDLTAKLWMDGTADADEQLQTFVNRFYTAQQGRIAQLYKSYFKNTIVYGPNADDRAGDEFYHHPARQIIGHWLQNKTESDERLCWAAGDVPFVEQVRWFRDRAERVVLVWYLLRKQCLEVMELLPEKERNRLHVQLLVQIELHWSGCRGLSSLCQAYMCYQEERFPEAFIEASHAVWDYKEGQQALLRVEIGQWKHFYRADWLTNIANTIDHVETARKFLRIQGDSPDMFLWYKEYLMPETEKHIYLENTHRNPLPDDELARRLEEKFSSL; from the coding sequence GTGAATACATATGCAGAATTTAGAGTCACAGCGGAAAGTGTATACGATGTTCAAGTGGAATGTAGTAATCCAATTGGACATGCTTGGCGAATGATCGCCAGAGATCATGAGCAGGTGTTCGGAAAAGCTCCGTTACAAGGAGCAGCAGCTACTGTAATTATTCGTTATGCAACACAGGATGATGGCTGCCCGGAATGGGCAGAGGGTTTTTGTTTGCATTTTGCAGGTAGTGAAGAGGATCGGGTCCTGCATATTATCGGCCGTGATGAATTGGGCATTATTTATGGGATGCTTCATTACAGCCGCCACGTGCTTGGTGTCGATCCCTTCTGGTTCTGGGCGGAGCTTCCTCCTGCTAAGAAAGATGCGATCAATCTGCCTGTTTCTGACTACAACAGCATTCAGCCAAAGGTACGTTACCGAGGTTGGTTCGTGAATGATGAAGTGTGTCTTATCGGCTGGAAGGAGGATTATCCTCCGACGGCGGAGGTATGGGAGCCTGTTTTTGAAGCGCTGCTGCGCTGTGGTGGAAATATGGTAATCCCGGGGACGGATTTGCCGAGAGACGGAGTTCATCATCAGCTTGCGGTAGATATGGGACTGTGGATCACACATCATCATGCGGAGCCGCTTGGCGCGCAAATGTTCCTGCGTGCTTTTCCGGGCAAGCAGGCTAGCTATAAAGAATATCCAGAATTGTTTGAACAGCTGTGGAGAGAAGCCATCGAGCGGCAAAAAGATGAAAAAACACTCTGGGTGCTCTCCTTCCGCGGACAGGGCGATAAACCATTTTGGGAGAATGACCCCTCTTTTGATACTCCGGAGAAACGGGGCGATTTGATCTCATTTGTGGTTCGCAAGCAATACGATATGATCTGTGAATATGTGGACCAGCCTGTGTGCTGTATGGCGATGTACGGAGAAATTGCGGAGCTGTATAAACAGGGAAAGATCGAAGTTCCAGAAGGTGTTATTAAAATATGGGCGGATAACGGATACGGCAAAATGGTGTCGCGACGACATGGCCATCTGAATCTGCGCGTGCCTGCTCTACCCGAGGCAGGAGATCAAGGCAAAAACGGGGTATATTACCACGTCACCTTCCACGATTTGCAGGCCTCCAATCATCTAACACAATTCCCTACGGATCCGTCCTTTATAGTGGAGGAATTACAGGGTGCATTTGCGGCAGGGGCTAGTGAATATCTGCTGGTGAATTCAGGGAATATTTTGCCTCATCTCTATACATTAGATCTGACAGCAAAGTTGTGGATGGATGGAACAGCAGATGCTGATGAACAACTTCAGACCTTCGTTAACCGTTTCTACACAGCGCAGCAGGGGCGAATTGCCCAATTGTACAAAAGCTACTTCAAAAACACCATAGTATATGGTCCTAATGCTGACGACCGCGCAGGCGATGAATTCTATCATCATCCGGCAAGGCAGATTATAGGGCATTGGCTGCAAAATAAGACGGAGAGCGATGAACGTCTGTGCTGGGCCGCAGGGGATGTTCCTTTTGTAGAGCAGGTTCGATGGTTCAGGGATCGAGCTGAGCGAGTTGTACTAGTCTGGTATCTGCTGCGAAAGCAGTGCCTAGAGGTGATGGAACTTTTACCCGAAAAAGAGCGAAACAGGCTGCATGTTCAACTGCTAGTTCAAATTGAGCTGCATTGGAGCGGGTGCAGAGGGTTATCCTCTCTTTGCCAGGCGTATATGTGTTACCAAGAAGAGCGATTTCCAGAGGCGTTTATCGAAGCTTCACATGCGGTTTGGGATTATAAGGAGGGCCAGCAGGCTCTTTTACGGGTAGAGATCGGTCAGTGGAAGCATTTTTATCGGGCTGATTGGTTGACCAATATTGCCAACACTATAGATCATGTAGAAACAGCCCGCAAATTTTTGCGGATTCAGGGGGATAGTCCGGATATGTTTTTATGGTATAAGGAATATTTGATGCCCGAGACTGAAAAGCATATCTATCTGGAAAATACGCATCGTAATCCGTTACCGGACGATGAGCTTGCACGGCGGCTGGAGGAGAAATTCAGCTCTCTTTAA
- a CDS encoding RNA polymerase sigma factor: MLSEDIPYTAAYAPAMSLREMMEAHGSDVWNYAFFLTRSREQANDISQEVFLKAYKNVGKYRGQSSMKTWLLTITRNTAFSWSKNSFWRRFIALGDQPTTVNAPSAEKEALGNQYANRIWEIIMTLPEKNREVLVLDIQHGLSIAEMSDLLNVAQGTVKSRLARAREKVKEAIQKEERE, from the coding sequence ATGCTAAGCGAAGATATACCATATACAGCAGCGTACGCGCCCGCAATGAGTTTGCGGGAAATGATGGAGGCGCATGGCTCGGATGTGTGGAATTATGCTTTTTTCTTAACTAGAAGTCGAGAGCAGGCAAATGATATCAGCCAAGAAGTATTTTTGAAGGCGTATAAGAATGTTGGGAAATACCGGGGTCAATCTTCGATGAAAACCTGGCTGCTTACAATTACCAGAAATACGGCCTTCAGTTGGAGTAAAAATAGCTTTTGGCGCAGATTCATAGCTTTGGGCGATCAACCTACTACTGTTAATGCTCCTTCTGCGGAAAAAGAAGCTCTCGGCAATCAGTATGCGAACCGTATCTGGGAAATTATTATGACCCTTCCAGAGAAGAACAGAGAGGTGCTTGTGCTAGATATTCAACATGGATTATCCATTGCCGAAATGTCAGATTTGCTGAATGTAGCACAAGGAACCGTGAAATCTCGGCTCGCGCGGGCGAGAGAGAAGGTTAAAGAGGCTATCCAGAAGGAGGAGAGGGAATGA
- a CDS encoding ComEC/Rec2 family competence protein has product MKERPLLSFTVCWVTGSAAACLYSGIGLWLAWAGLLLLLVSMRVWVNMSWKQLAVFCLAIIISAGYWEWNEGRNVSHLPEVLGKLFSELNETAVEAKGTIISVVERDGDRVDFTMKLSELSLITEEEAASPDPRDEQDKRGHGELIMVQIKLLAEQEIAIAAEWHRGDQVSLNGVLEEPATARNYGGFDYRTYLHTQKIHWLLKGQGAENVQATAPDSWRPLMILRWNDKARAVLGAETDRLFQERHSGYMKGLVIGMQDDLDPDTFKQFSQLGLTHILAISGMHVAVYVGVLLFIFRRLRMTKETTLTVTLVLVPIYVLLTGAGPSIVRAGLMSMIALLAARVGMLKDGLNILAAAALVMLIWNPYMLLSVSFQLSFLVTLGLMVYVPLMDPLLRALPRWLKSAVSVTLVAQLVSFPLTIYYFNQFSLLSLVANLVFVPFITFIVLPLGTLALLLGRLWGDAAIFLAHITELLNNVTFYAVEWINGFAGGVLIWRSPSLLWIGVYYVLLYGLLYAAKLRMEARATPQYMEDETRPLAEIGLAVNKHGGFGGAGSAQYFLDAPMFVRWSGAIVLLSAVGLGLMLYNGYQSERMEGKGTISYLDIGQGDSILITTPKGAHILVDGGGTLNFGQKEEWRIRRSPFEVGAKVLVPLLKKRGIHRLDAIILTHGDQDHAGGLQAVMEAIPVSALLFNGTLADRESYMEMMRTALENNVQLYAVHQGMRLSPDDKTKLSFLWPEEQDREGAASGSSMLNGIPMLEDQNHDSVVFRLEMNGRNFLFTGDMDLEAEEEIVQQALQKGINAGPSIDVLKVAHHGSKTSTGESWLQFWHPSAAVISAGVNNLYGHPKAEVLERLEVNHAAIFRTDQQGEIQMRVRADGIMVRHKLAEGAD; this is encoded by the coding sequence GTGAAGGAGAGACCCTTATTAAGTTTTACAGTGTGTTGGGTGACTGGAAGTGCAGCAGCGTGTTTATACTCAGGGATTGGCTTGTGGTTGGCGTGGGCTGGATTACTATTGTTACTGGTTAGTATGAGAGTTTGGGTGAACATGAGCTGGAAACAGCTGGCGGTATTTTGTTTGGCGATTATTATATCCGCTGGATATTGGGAATGGAATGAAGGCCGCAATGTAAGTCACCTGCCTGAAGTGCTGGGGAAATTATTTTCGGAGTTGAATGAGACTGCCGTGGAGGCTAAGGGGACGATTATTTCCGTTGTGGAACGGGACGGGGACCGGGTTGATTTTACGATGAAGCTCTCAGAGTTATCGTTGATTACTGAGGAAGAGGCCGCTTCGCCTGATCCGCGGGACGAACAAGATAAAAGGGGGCATGGGGAGTTAATTATGGTGCAGATCAAACTTCTTGCCGAGCAAGAAATCGCTATTGCCGCGGAGTGGCACAGAGGGGATCAGGTGTCGCTAAACGGCGTACTTGAAGAGCCAGCGACAGCGCGGAATTACGGAGGGTTTGATTATCGAACCTATTTACATACGCAGAAGATCCACTGGCTTCTAAAGGGTCAGGGGGCAGAGAACGTGCAAGCAACGGCTCCAGATTCATGGCGTCCGTTAATGATCTTACGCTGGAATGATAAAGCGCGGGCAGTTCTTGGAGCAGAGACGGATCGGCTGTTTCAAGAGCGCCACTCTGGATATATGAAGGGTTTGGTGATTGGGATGCAGGATGATCTCGATCCGGATACCTTTAAGCAGTTCTCACAACTTGGGTTGACACATATCCTCGCCATTTCAGGCATGCATGTTGCAGTGTATGTTGGTGTTCTTTTATTTATATTCAGGCGCTTACGGATGACAAAAGAGACCACGCTAACAGTCACCTTAGTGCTCGTTCCCATATACGTCCTTTTGACAGGTGCGGGTCCGTCTATCGTACGTGCGGGATTAATGAGTATGATTGCATTGCTCGCTGCACGAGTTGGCATGCTGAAGGATGGACTGAATATTTTGGCTGCAGCGGCACTGGTTATGCTGATTTGGAATCCTTACATGCTGCTCAGTGTCAGTTTCCAGTTGTCATTTCTGGTGACCTTAGGATTAATGGTCTACGTTCCGCTTATGGACCCTCTGCTGAGGGCACTGCCACGCTGGCTTAAAAGCGCCGTCTCTGTGACTCTAGTTGCCCAGTTGGTCTCATTTCCATTGACGATCTATTATTTTAATCAATTTTCGCTGCTGTCTTTAGTGGCTAATCTGGTTTTTGTGCCCTTTATTACTTTTATTGTATTGCCTTTAGGAACGCTGGCGCTACTGCTTGGACGATTGTGGGGAGATGCTGCAATTTTTTTGGCACATATTACGGAGCTGCTGAATAACGTTACTTTTTATGCGGTTGAATGGATCAATGGTTTTGCTGGTGGAGTTTTGATTTGGCGCTCGCCTTCACTGCTGTGGATCGGAGTGTATTATGTCTTGTTGTACGGGCTGTTGTATGCTGCCAAGCTAAGAATGGAAGCCCGCGCAACACCGCAGTATATGGAGGATGAGACGAGGCCGTTAGCTGAGATTGGTTTAGCTGTGAACAAGCACGGCGGGTTTGGGGGAGCGGGGAGCGCACAGTATTTTTTGGATGCGCCTATGTTTGTACGTTGGAGCGGAGCGATTGTTCTACTATCTGCGGTTGGACTGGGCCTAATGCTGTACAATGGTTATCAGTCAGAAAGAATGGAAGGTAAAGGGACGATTAGTTATCTGGATATCGGGCAAGGCGACAGTATCCTCATCACTACACCAAAAGGAGCTCATATCCTTGTAGATGGTGGAGGAACGTTAAATTTTGGGCAAAAAGAAGAATGGCGGATTCGCCGCAGCCCGTTCGAGGTAGGGGCTAAAGTGTTGGTGCCCTTGCTTAAAAAACGTGGGATCCACCGTCTGGACGCGATTATTTTGACTCATGGGGATCAGGATCATGCCGGGGGACTCCAAGCCGTTATGGAGGCGATTCCGGTTTCGGCACTGCTTTTTAATGGCACACTCGCTGACCGTGAATCTTATATGGAGATGATGCGGACTGCGCTGGAGAACAATGTTCAACTGTATGCCGTGCATCAGGGAATGAGGCTTTCCCCGGATGATAAGACAAAGCTGTCCTTTTTATGGCCGGAGGAACAAGATAGAGAGGGAGCAGCGTCAGGTTCTTCTATGCTGAATGGCATCCCAATGCTAGAGGATCAGAACCACGATTCTGTAGTTTTTCGTTTAGAGATGAACGGAAGAAATTTTCTATTTACCGGAGATATGGATCTGGAAGCCGAGGAGGAGATTGTGCAGCAAGCACTGCAAAAGGGTATTAACGCAGGACCTTCCATTGACGTTTTAAAAGTAGCTCACCATGGGAGCAAAACTTCAACAGGCGAGTCTTGGCTGCAGTTCTGGCATCCATCGGCTGCGGTGATTTCTGCGGGAGTAAATAATCTATATGGTCATCCGAAAGCTGAGGTATTGGAACGTTTGGAAGTTAATCATGCTGCTATTTTTAGAACGGATCAGCAGGGGGAGATTCAGATGCGTGTGCGGGCCGACGGGATTATGGTGCGTCATAAGTTGGCGGAGGGAGCGGATTAA